From Mycobacterium lacus, one genomic window encodes:
- a CDS encoding carboxymuconolactone decarboxylase family protein, whose product MMDELRRKGLDTMNQVYAWDMPDMPGEYFALTVDHLFGKIWTRPGLSMRDRRMAVIAVLTAQGQSDLLEVQVNAVLHNEEFTLDELRELAIFITHYVGFPLGSRLNSAIERVAAKRKKDGARADAKANAAEVLAKEAGESG is encoded by the coding sequence GAACTGCGCCGCAAGGGCCTGGACACGATGAACCAGGTCTACGCCTGGGACATGCCCGACATGCCGGGCGAGTACTTCGCGCTGACCGTCGACCACCTCTTCGGCAAGATCTGGACGCGTCCCGGGCTGTCGATGCGTGACCGCCGGATGGCGGTGATCGCGGTCCTCACCGCCCAGGGCCAGTCGGACCTGCTGGAGGTCCAGGTCAACGCCGTTCTGCACAACGAGGAATTCACCCTCGACGAGTTGCGTGAGCTCGCCATTTTCATCACCCACTACGTCGGCTTCCCGCTGGGATCGAGGCTGAACAGCGCGATCGAACGGGTTGCCGCCAAGCGCAAGAAGGACGGCGCGCGGGCCGACGCGAAGGCCAATGCGGCCGAAGTCCTGGCGAAGGAGGCCGGCGAATCGGGGTAG
- a CDS encoding CDP-diacylglycerol diphosphatase, whose amino-acid sequence MAAAIATLVGPPIVAAKPAAPNHPAADRDALWKIVHDRCEAGYQRTGAYAPCIFVDEESGTVLYKSNFGSYHFLLVPLARITGIEDPVLLEAATPNYLYYSWRARFLVTSHLNNLLSESDVILTVNPKNARTQDQLHIHISCATPTLSSILKNIDPSEYVQWSQLPTNVEGHAYQALVVSGDALRSENLFKDVNTKVTADGKEMEYASVALAKVAPERFLLLLAEGTEDQPAPAETLQDPDCSIAKSG is encoded by the coding sequence ATGGCCGCGGCCATAGCGACCCTTGTTGGGCCGCCGATTGTTGCAGCCAAACCGGCGGCTCCGAATCATCCTGCGGCCGACCGTGATGCACTGTGGAAAATTGTGCACGACCGTTGCGAAGCGGGCTATCAACGTACCGGCGCGTATGCTCCCTGCATATTTGTGGATGAAGAGTCCGGCACGGTCTTGTACAAATCCAATTTTGGTTCGTACCACTTCCTGCTAGTTCCACTTGCTCGCATCACGGGAATCGAAGACCCCGTCCTGCTGGAGGCAGCGACCCCCAATTATCTCTATTACTCCTGGCGTGCCCGGTTCCTCGTAACCTCGCACCTGAATAATTTACTTTCAGAGTCGGATGTAATCCTCACAGTTAACCCGAAGAACGCGCGTACCCAGGATCAATTGCACATTCACATATCGTGTGCGACGCCGACGCTATCGTCGATCCTAAAGAACATCGATCCATCCGAATACGTTCAATGGAGCCAGCTCCCCACCAATGTGGAAGGTCACGCCTATCAAGCTTTGGTGGTTAGCGGCGACGCGCTCAGATCCGAGAATCTGTTCAAGGACGTCAACACGAAGGTAACGGCTGACGGCAAAGAGATGGAATATGCGTCGGTCGCACTTGCAAAGGTTGCGCCTGAAAGATTCTTGCTGCTGCTAGCCGAGGGAACCGAGGACCAGCCCGCTCCGGCCGAGACGCTCCAAGACCCCGACTGCTCCATCGCCAAGAGCGGATGA